A window from Corynebacterium urogenitale encodes these proteins:
- a CDS encoding ATP-binding cassette domain-containing protein — protein MTSISDATASATVDIPEGLIVLRDVDKAYGEVEVLKGINLSIQPGQVTCVLGDNGAGKSTLIKMLAGRHAPTAGQIFLEGEEVEFSSPKNALDKGIATVYQDLAVVDQMSVWRNFFLGQELTGFLGQLKAEEMKRITAEELAKMGVNLKDVEVPISTLSGGQRQVVAIARALYFGARVLILDEPTAALGVKQSGMVLRFVRAAADSGVGVILITHNPHHAHLVGDHFVLLNMGRQVLDAPRSDVSLEQLTLEMAGGGELDALSHELRKS, from the coding sequence ATGACCTCCATATCCGACGCCACTGCGTCCGCAACCGTAGACATTCCTGAAGGGCTGATTGTTCTTCGTGATGTGGACAAAGCCTATGGCGAAGTAGAGGTGCTCAAGGGTATTAACTTGAGCATCCAGCCTGGCCAGGTCACCTGTGTACTGGGTGATAATGGTGCGGGTAAATCGACACTGATTAAGATGCTCGCGGGGCGCCACGCGCCGACCGCGGGACAGATCTTCCTCGAGGGTGAGGAAGTGGAGTTTTCTTCGCCCAAGAATGCGCTGGACAAAGGTATTGCCACTGTTTATCAGGACTTGGCTGTGGTGGATCAGATGAGCGTGTGGCGCAATTTCTTCCTGGGGCAGGAACTCACGGGCTTCCTTGGCCAGCTGAAGGCAGAGGAGATGAAGCGCATCACCGCTGAGGAATTGGCGAAGATGGGCGTGAACCTGAAGGACGTAGAGGTGCCGATCAGTACGCTGTCCGGCGGTCAGCGACAGGTCGTGGCTATTGCACGTGCGCTGTACTTTGGTGCGCGTGTGCTGATCCTTGATGAGCCGACGGCGGCGCTGGGCGTGAAGCAGTCCGGAATGGTGCTGCGGTTTGTTCGTGCAGCAGCGGATAGCGGCGTGGGAGTCATTCTCATTACTCATAACCCGCATCACGCGCATCTGGTGGGAGATCACTTTGTCCTGCTGAACATGGGACGCCAGGTGCTCGACGCGCCGCGATCCGACGTGAGCCTCGAACAGCTCACTTTGGAGATGGCTGGCGGTGGCGAGCTGGACGCGCTGAGCCACGAACTGAGGAAGAGTTAG
- a CDS encoding ABC transporter permease yields the protein MTADTPAFAESAADRAPVASWDDKRESGVLAVMKRPELTSVLGAIAIFTLFMIVAPAFRSLDAFATVLYASSTIGIMALAVGLLMIGDEFDLSSGVAVTTAALAATMLNYNFWLNSWVGVFASLFIALAIGAFNGYMVMRTGIPSFLITLAAFLMLQGINLAVTKLVTGQVATPTISDMEGFPSAEVVFASSVDIFGVSVRVTIFWWLLFVALASWLLFKTRFGNWIFAVGGDADAARAVGVPVRRVKIILFMFVGFAAWFVGMHNLFAFDSIQAGQGVGNEFLYIIAAVIGGCALTGGRGTAIGTAIGALIFGMTNQGIVYAGWNPDWFKFFLGAMLLFAVITNNSFSRWAGARS from the coding sequence ATGACCGCGGACACCCCAGCCTTTGCAGAAAGTGCTGCGGATCGGGCGCCGGTGGCGTCGTGGGATGACAAGCGGGAAAGCGGTGTGCTCGCCGTGATGAAACGTCCCGAGCTCACCAGCGTGCTCGGCGCGATCGCCATTTTTACGCTCTTCATGATCGTTGCCCCGGCATTTCGGAGCCTCGATGCTTTCGCGACGGTGCTGTACGCCAGCTCCACAATCGGCATCATGGCTCTGGCTGTCGGCCTGCTGATGATCGGCGATGAGTTTGATCTCTCCTCCGGCGTGGCCGTGACCACCGCTGCTTTGGCCGCGACGATGCTGAACTACAACTTCTGGCTCAACAGCTGGGTGGGAGTTTTTGCCAGCTTGTTCATTGCCCTGGCTATTGGTGCCTTCAATGGCTACATGGTGATGCGCACAGGTATCCCCAGCTTCCTCATCACGCTGGCGGCCTTCCTCATGCTGCAGGGCATCAACCTCGCTGTGACAAAGTTGGTCACGGGTCAGGTTGCCACACCAACGATTTCCGACATGGAAGGCTTTCCTTCCGCGGAGGTGGTGTTCGCAAGCTCGGTGGATATCTTCGGCGTGAGCGTGCGCGTGACGATCTTCTGGTGGTTGCTGTTCGTGGCCTTAGCCAGCTGGCTGCTGTTTAAGACGCGTTTCGGCAACTGGATCTTCGCCGTCGGTGGTGATGCGGATGCAGCCCGCGCGGTGGGTGTGCCGGTGCGCCGCGTGAAGATCATTTTGTTCATGTTCGTCGGTTTCGCGGCGTGGTTCGTGGGCATGCACAACCTCTTTGCCTTCGACTCCATCCAGGCCGGTCAGGGTGTGGGCAATGAATTCCTCTACATCATCGCCGCCGTGATTGGCGGTTGCGCACTGACTGGCGGCCGTGGCACGGCTATCGGTACCGCTATCGGTGCCTTGATTTTCGGTATGACTAACCAGGGCATCGTGTACGCCGGTTGGAACCCGGACTGGTTCAAGTTCTTCCTCGGCGCCATGTTGTTGTTCGCCGTCATTACGAATAATTCCTTCTCCCGCTGGGCAGGTGCTCGCTCATGA
- a CDS encoding substrate-binding domain-containing protein: MQQAVVALILIATLGLVTACSATGGRPRSNGSEGGGGGVDTPRYTVAMISHGAPGDTFWDLVRAGAEDAAKKNNLELRYSSSPQAPEQANLVQNAIDSKVDGIAVTMPTVEAIGPAAKKAAEADIPVVGLNAGMDRYKDYGMDRYKDYGLSAFFGQDESIAGERAGERLDKDGAKHVLCVIHEQGNTSQESRCGGIKDGAKGAKVETIYVNGMDLTNVQSTLQAKLSQDKTIDYIMGLVAPVALVGVKAAQAAGSDAKVATFDTNAELVEAIRNGDVQFAVDQQPYLQGYMAIDALWLAKRNGSTVGGGQAVLTGPSFVDKSNVDTIADAAKEGLR; this comes from the coding sequence ATTCAACAGGCAGTCGTGGCGCTCATCCTCATCGCCACGCTTGGTCTCGTGACGGCGTGCTCGGCCACGGGTGGGCGACCGCGCTCCAACGGCTCAGAAGGCGGTGGCGGTGGTGTAGACACGCCACGCTACACCGTTGCCATGATCAGCCACGGTGCCCCAGGGGATACCTTTTGGGATCTCGTGCGAGCCGGCGCCGAAGATGCTGCGAAGAAAAATAACCTGGAGCTGCGTTACAGTTCCTCGCCGCAGGCACCGGAACAAGCGAACCTGGTGCAGAATGCTATCGACTCCAAGGTCGATGGCATTGCCGTGACCATGCCGACCGTCGAAGCCATCGGGCCTGCGGCGAAGAAAGCCGCGGAGGCAGATATTCCGGTCGTGGGCCTCAATGCCGGTATGGACCGCTACAAGGACTACGGTATGGACCGCTACAAGGACTACGGTCTGAGCGCTTTCTTCGGCCAGGATGAGTCCATCGCTGGTGAGCGCGCTGGTGAACGCCTCGACAAAGATGGCGCCAAGCACGTCCTGTGCGTCATTCACGAACAGGGCAATACTTCCCAGGAATCTCGCTGCGGAGGTATCAAGGACGGTGCCAAGGGTGCGAAGGTAGAGACGATTTACGTCAACGGCATGGATCTCACCAACGTGCAATCCACCCTCCAGGCCAAGTTGTCGCAGGACAAAACCATCGACTACATCATGGGGCTCGTCGCCCCTGTGGCACTCGTCGGCGTCAAGGCCGCTCAGGCCGCTGGATCTGATGCGAAGGTCGCAACCTTCGACACGAATGCTGAGCTCGTGGAGGCCATCCGTAACGGCGACGTCCAGTTTGCTGTGGATCAGCAGCCGTACCTGCAGGGTTACATGGCTATTGACGCGCTCTGGCTGGCCAAGCGCAACGGTTCCACTGTCGGCGGTGGGCAAGCTGTGCTCACGGGTCCCAGCTTCGTTGATAAGTCCAATGTGGACACCATCGCGGATGCTGCGAAGGAGGGGCTGCGATGA
- a CDS encoding adenosine deaminase, protein MIDSNVIARLPKVELHDHLDGGLRPSTIVELAEKIGHTLPTTDPAELEQWFYDAANSGDLPTYLTTFDHTTAVMQTRESLIRVTREAVEDLAADNVCYAELRYAPEQHLKDGLSLQEVVEATVEGVKEGERLVSEQGKRIHVRLIICAMRHADRATEIAQLTVDNFGDHTPGEGYVVGFDIAGAEAGFPASNHSEAFDLLRANLVPFTIHAGEAAGPESMKDALAQGARRIGHGVRIYEDFDATMSGLELGPIAQAVRDQRIPLEICPTSNTQTGVADEIADHPFNLLYEMGFVCTINTDNRLVSGTTMSREFEVLAEAFDLEYWQLLEMTTNALEHAFCSSPLREDLERNVIYPAYAELGEHFGAETAGEEEDGAEMSGALGALHNHSHAHGHMHGMEGQEQMELSMENLKAELEQLGLSLDDEDDADDDMADGEGEAGQPSEEK, encoded by the coding sequence ATGATCGATTCGAACGTTATTGCCCGTCTGCCCAAAGTTGAACTCCACGACCACCTCGATGGAGGCCTACGGCCAAGTACCATCGTTGAACTAGCCGAGAAGATTGGGCACACTCTTCCAACCACTGATCCGGCAGAGCTGGAACAGTGGTTTTATGATGCCGCGAACTCCGGGGATCTGCCCACTTACCTGACGACGTTCGACCACACCACTGCAGTGATGCAGACTCGTGAGTCTCTGATCCGAGTCACCCGCGAGGCCGTGGAGGACTTGGCCGCGGATAATGTCTGCTACGCCGAGCTGCGTTATGCCCCGGAGCAGCACCTCAAGGATGGCCTGAGCTTGCAGGAAGTCGTGGAGGCCACGGTGGAGGGCGTGAAGGAGGGGGAGCGGCTCGTCTCGGAGCAGGGGAAGCGCATTCACGTCCGCCTCATCATCTGCGCCATGCGCCACGCAGACAGGGCAACGGAAATTGCTCAGTTGACGGTCGACAACTTCGGCGATCACACCCCAGGCGAGGGATACGTGGTGGGCTTCGACATTGCGGGTGCAGAGGCGGGCTTCCCGGCGTCGAACCATTCAGAGGCCTTCGACCTGCTCCGCGCCAACCTCGTGCCGTTTACCATCCACGCGGGCGAGGCCGCTGGGCCAGAGTCCATGAAGGATGCGCTGGCGCAGGGAGCGCGCCGCATTGGTCATGGCGTGCGAATCTACGAGGATTTCGACGCCACCATGAGCGGCCTCGAGCTGGGGCCAATTGCCCAGGCTGTGCGCGATCAGCGGATCCCACTGGAAATCTGCCCCACCTCTAACACCCAAACCGGCGTCGCCGATGAGATCGCGGATCACCCGTTCAACCTGCTCTACGAGATGGGCTTCGTGTGCACCATCAATACCGACAACCGCTTGGTTTCGGGCACGACGATGTCCCGCGAGTTTGAGGTGCTGGCAGAAGCTTTTGACCTGGAGTACTGGCAGCTGCTGGAGATGACGACCAACGCCCTCGAGCATGCGTTCTGCTCCTCCCCGCTGCGTGAGGATCTTGAGCGCAATGTCATCTACCCGGCCTACGCGGAGCTGGGGGAGCACTTTGGTGCAGAGACGGCTGGTGAGGAAGAAGACGGTGCGGAGATGTCGGGAGCCCTCGGGGCGCTGCACAATCATTCCCATGCCCACGGACACATGCACGGCATGGAGGGACAGGAGCAGATGGAGCTGTCCATGGAGAACCTCAAGGCCGAGCTCGAGCAGTTGGGTCTGAGCCTCGACGATGAGGACGATGCCGACGACGACATGGCCGATGGCGAAGGCGAGGCCGGGCAGCCCTCGGAGGAAAAGTAG
- a CDS encoding YhjD/YihY/BrkB family envelope integrity protein produces the protein MVTKSEKADLDNYGVERTREDEPGAIDKYRDKWPWFDHVMRMQERYGEQGGNQFAAGITYFSVLSLFPLLMLTFSIVAMVLAGNQELMDSVIEKVTDSAGGQMGDLLSTVIEDAVAQRASVFSIGLLLALWTGLTWISHLRMGASAMWRVSGLADNFVVGKLKDLIALIGLLVSFIAAFAITTIGNSGLTTRLIEMVGLQDFPGIRWLTFAVALIIGVIANWFVFAWLIGMLPRTKTHRKSVAKAAIIGAIAFEIFKQFATMFFSNALNNPAAATFGPIIGVMVLMYFIWRILLYCSAWAATTPESMANQTPDAPAAAIIRVRQEVRAGSSDAGRAGLLGAGAAVGVLVGGAVSSLFRR, from the coding sequence ATGGTCACCAAGTCAGAAAAGGCAGACCTGGACAACTACGGTGTGGAACGCACCCGTGAGGATGAGCCAGGTGCCATCGATAAGTACCGCGACAAGTGGCCGTGGTTTGACCACGTTATGCGCATGCAGGAGCGCTATGGCGAGCAAGGCGGCAATCAGTTCGCCGCTGGCATCACCTACTTTTCCGTCCTGTCTCTCTTCCCACTGCTCATGCTGACCTTCTCCATTGTGGCGATGGTTCTGGCGGGTAATCAGGAACTGATGGACTCCGTGATCGAAAAGGTCACCGACTCCGCCGGAGGCCAGATGGGAGATTTGCTCAGCACCGTCATTGAGGATGCTGTGGCCCAGCGAGCTTCCGTCTTCTCCATTGGTTTGCTGTTGGCCCTGTGGACTGGCCTGACCTGGATCTCCCACCTGCGCATGGGCGCATCGGCCATGTGGCGAGTTTCCGGTCTGGCAGATAACTTCGTCGTCGGCAAGCTGAAGGACCTCATTGCTCTGATCGGCTTGCTGGTCTCCTTCATCGCGGCGTTCGCCATTACCACCATCGGCAACTCCGGCCTGACCACTCGACTGATTGAGATGGTTGGTCTGCAGGATTTCCCCGGCATTCGTTGGCTGACCTTCGCGGTGGCACTGATCATTGGCGTAATTGCTAACTGGTTTGTCTTCGCCTGGCTCATCGGCATGCTGCCACGCACGAAGACCCACCGGAAGTCCGTGGCGAAGGCCGCGATCATCGGCGCGATTGCTTTTGAGATCTTCAAGCAGTTCGCCACCATGTTCTTCTCCAATGCTCTTAACAATCCGGCGGCTGCCACCTTTGGTCCGATCATCGGTGTGATGGTGCTGATGTACTTCATCTGGCGCATCTTGCTGTACTGCTCTGCTTGGGCGGCAACCACACCGGAGTCGATGGCTAACCAGACTCCTGATGCGCCAGCAGCTGCGATCATCCGCGTGCGTCAGGAGGTTCGCGCGGGTTCCTCCGATGCGGGTCGTGCAGGTCTGCTCGGTGCCGGCGCTGCGGTCGGCGTTCTCGTCGGTGGCGCGGTGTCCTCTCTTTTCCGACGCTAA
- the trpS gene encoding tryptophan--tRNA ligase, with product MTEHKAQPAKKQRVVSGLQPTSDSYHLGNYLGAVKQFIKLQDEYDAFYFIPDQHAITVPGYNPKDLRHRTLAGAAQLLALGIDPERSTLFVQSHVPEHSQLAWVLMCITGDGEARRMTQFKDKSAKQGNDNTTSGLYAYPMLMAADILLYRPHLVPVGEDQRQHLELTRNLAERFNSRYKKTFVVPEGFIPEGAAKIYDLQNPTAKMSKSTDNPKGLINLLDDPKVSAKRIRSAVTDNDGEIRYDKDNKPGVSNLLVIQSALSGKSIDSIVEGYQAAGSGYGDLKKDTAEVLEEFTTPLRAKFDEYMNDRAELERVLATGAERAREIATRTVEQVYKNVGFLPPVK from the coding sequence ATGACTGAGCACAAGGCACAACCGGCAAAGAAGCAGCGCGTTGTCTCTGGTCTTCAACCGACCAGCGACTCCTACCACCTGGGCAATTACCTGGGTGCTGTCAAGCAGTTCATCAAGTTGCAGGATGAATACGATGCGTTTTACTTCATCCCCGACCAGCACGCCATCACCGTGCCCGGTTACAACCCGAAGGACCTGCGTCACCGCACACTCGCCGGAGCGGCACAGCTGCTGGCTTTAGGGATCGATCCGGAACGTTCCACCCTTTTCGTTCAGTCTCACGTTCCGGAACACTCACAGCTGGCCTGGGTGCTCATGTGCATCACCGGTGATGGTGAAGCCCGTCGCATGACCCAGTTCAAGGACAAGTCTGCGAAGCAGGGCAATGACAACACCACATCCGGTTTGTACGCCTACCCAATGCTGATGGCAGCTGACATCCTCCTCTACCGGCCACACTTGGTGCCAGTGGGCGAGGACCAGCGCCAACACCTCGAGCTCACCCGCAACCTCGCGGAACGCTTCAACTCCCGCTACAAGAAGACCTTCGTTGTGCCAGAGGGCTTCATTCCGGAGGGGGCGGCGAAGATCTACGATCTGCAAAACCCGACAGCCAAGATGTCCAAGTCCACGGATAACCCGAAGGGCCTGATCAACTTGCTGGACGATCCGAAGGTATCCGCTAAGCGCATTCGCTCCGCGGTGACGGACAACGATGGTGAAATTCGCTACGACAAGGACAACAAGCCGGGCGTGTCCAACCTGCTCGTCATTCAGTCGGCCCTGTCCGGGAAGAGCATCGACTCCATCGTCGAAGGCTATCAGGCTGCAGGTTCGGGCTATGGTGACCTGAAGAAGGACACGGCGGAGGTTCTGGAGGAATTCACCACTCCATTGCGCGCCAAGTTCGACGAGTACATGAACGACCGTGCGGAGCTGGAGCGCGTCCTAGCCACAGGCGCCGAACGTGCCCGCGAGATTGCCACCCGCACGGTGGAGCAGGTCTACAAGAACGTGGGCTTCTTGCCGCCCGTCAAGTAA
- a CDS encoding trimeric intracellular cation channel family protein → MTVDSLLTTLWVIGITAEAMTAALAAGRQRMDLFGVVLLACVTALGGGTVRDLLLGHYPLRWVAEPGYLLVIIAAALITVLMSFLMDYFRTLFLVLDAIGLSAFTILGAQVALDQGHGAIIAIVAAVITGVFGGVLRDILSDRVPLVFSEDLYASVAIIGTSIYLVMLHFQVPEMLAVLITVGVCITIRMIAIFFHVSLPVFEYSDREIPRDPANRLSNSIFAWRRKYYAKPRTMGPRRERGPVASEDKATKDKDTEGTGTGKRAHSTDQAEQGE, encoded by the coding sequence ATGACCGTCGACTCATTGCTCACGACTCTGTGGGTCATCGGCATCACCGCGGAGGCGATGACCGCCGCTCTGGCTGCCGGCCGCCAGCGCATGGACCTCTTCGGGGTGGTACTTCTTGCGTGCGTGACTGCGCTGGGTGGTGGTACGGTGCGCGACCTGCTGCTGGGGCACTACCCGCTGCGCTGGGTGGCGGAACCCGGCTACCTGCTGGTCATCATCGCGGCGGCGCTGATCACTGTGTTGATGAGCTTCCTCATGGATTACTTCCGCACACTGTTCTTGGTGCTGGATGCCATTGGTCTATCGGCGTTTACGATTCTCGGTGCCCAGGTGGCTCTGGACCAGGGGCACGGCGCGATTATTGCGATTGTCGCGGCTGTGATCACGGGTGTCTTCGGCGGCGTGCTCCGCGATATTCTCAGCGACCGCGTGCCACTGGTGTTCTCAGAGGACCTCTACGCTTCCGTTGCAATCATTGGCACCAGCATTTACCTCGTCATGCTGCACTTTCAGGTGCCGGAAATGCTCGCGGTTCTCATCACTGTGGGCGTGTGCATCACCATCCGCATGATCGCGATTTTCTTTCACGTATCTCTGCCCGTGTTCGAGTACAGCGACCGGGAAATTCCACGAGATCCAGCTAACCGTTTGAGTAACAGCATTTTCGCTTGGCGTCGTAAGTACTACGCCAAACCGCGAACTATGGGTCCGCGTCGAGAGCGCGGGCCGGTGGCGTCGGAGGACAAAGCCACAAAGGATAAAGACACAGAGGGCACAGGTACGGGTAAACGGGCGCACAGCACGGACCAAGCAGAGCAAGGGGAGTAA
- a CDS encoding exodeoxyribonuclease III produces MSTFTVATVNVNGIRAAAKERSEANRGILPWLEETSADVVLMQEVRADEKQTHLALAPALDAGWYLAQAPAAAKGRAGVGILSRSELKDVTIGFGHGDNGVEIPEAREFDDSGRYIEAKVASGIEGVGDVTVASLYLPSGSANTAKQDEKYRFLDAFAPFMNGRAERGQETIIGGDWNICHRRADLKNWKTNRTKSGYLPDERAFLDHVLGVWPDASTQVGDAEDVGRNGNPGGAAGDFYGAVEYAPGELAQQRLASGAAEDPQWFDVMRRLDPESMDVFSWWTYRGQAFDTNAGWRIDLQVATKGLNERARKAWVDKAAAYDLRWSDHSPVIVEYA; encoded by the coding sequence ATGAGTACTTTCACCGTCGCCACCGTCAACGTCAATGGAATTCGCGCTGCTGCCAAGGAACGCAGCGAGGCTAATCGTGGCATTTTGCCTTGGCTGGAGGAAACGAGTGCGGATGTCGTGCTGATGCAGGAGGTGCGTGCTGATGAGAAGCAGACTCACCTGGCTCTCGCTCCAGCGCTCGATGCTGGGTGGTACCTCGCACAGGCCCCGGCTGCAGCTAAGGGGCGCGCAGGTGTGGGTATCCTCTCCCGCTCGGAGCTAAAAGATGTGACCATTGGTTTTGGCCACGGTGATAACGGGGTGGAGATCCCAGAGGCGCGCGAATTCGATGATTCGGGCCGCTACATCGAGGCGAAGGTGGCGTCGGGCATCGAAGGGGTTGGGGACGTGACGGTCGCGAGCCTCTACCTGCCGTCTGGTTCCGCGAATACGGCGAAGCAGGATGAGAAGTACAGGTTCCTCGATGCTTTCGCTCCGTTCATGAACGGTCGGGCTGAGCGTGGGCAGGAGACCATCATCGGCGGCGACTGGAATATCTGCCACCGGCGGGCGGACCTGAAGAATTGGAAGACGAACCGCACGAAGTCCGGCTATCTGCCCGATGAGCGCGCGTTCTTGGATCACGTGTTGGGCGTGTGGCCGGATGCTTCTACGCAGGTGGGCGACGCGGAAGATGTGGGGCGCAACGGTAATCCTGGCGGTGCTGCGGGCGACTTCTACGGTGCGGTGGAGTACGCGCCGGGTGAGCTTGCGCAACAGCGCCTAGCCTCGGGTGCGGCCGAGGATCCACAGTGGTTCGATGTGATGCGTCGCCTCGATCCGGAATCGATGGATGTCTTCAGCTGGTGGACCTACCGCGGGCAGGCCTTCGATACCAACGCTGGATGGCGTATTGACCTGCAGGTGGCCACGAAGGGCTTGAATGAACGGGCTCGGAAGGCGTGGGTGGACAAGGCTGCGGCCTACGACCTGCGCTGGTCGGACCACTCTCCGGTGATCGTCGAGTACGCGTAG
- a CDS encoding MFS transporter: MVAMALGGFGIGTTEFVAMGLLNLIAEDFHIPEDQAGHIISAYALGVVVGAPLITTLTGSIPRRRLALLLMAAFTIGNGLSVFAHNYELLVLSRFIGGFPHGAYFSVTALIAASLAPQGKRGKYVALSGLGLSIATVAGVPAAQWLGATFGWNAAFMLVAAVGLVTVCALWFTLPHMTLMPKTKPLTELGALINSQVLFTLGIGTVGFGGMFAVYTYISFTLTENAGFSPEMIWLPLMVYGIGMVFGTYIGGVFADRNLEYTIVGVLVTLIFVLSAFYFTSHIAWLGILNFGTIGFMGSMLVPSLQTRLMDVAGEAQTLAAALNHSALNMANAAGAAVGGAVIAAGYGYSTPALAGAVMALCGALLWIPAFLLRRRQQAAAKAQRLTDQRTVSPS, encoded by the coding sequence ATGGTGGCGATGGCTCTCGGTGGTTTCGGCATCGGTACCACGGAGTTTGTGGCAATGGGATTGCTGAATCTCATTGCTGAGGATTTCCACATTCCGGAGGATCAGGCGGGCCATATTATCTCCGCCTATGCCCTCGGTGTGGTGGTTGGTGCGCCGTTGATCACGACCCTCACCGGTTCCATTCCGCGTCGTCGTTTGGCTTTGCTGCTGATGGCCGCTTTCACCATTGGCAATGGTTTGAGTGTCTTTGCTCACAATTACGAGTTGCTCGTGCTGTCGCGTTTCATCGGAGGCTTCCCGCATGGAGCGTACTTTTCGGTGACGGCCTTGATTGCAGCCTCCCTCGCGCCGCAGGGTAAACGGGGCAAGTACGTTGCTCTGTCCGGCTTGGGTTTATCTATTGCGACGGTGGCCGGCGTGCCCGCGGCGCAATGGCTGGGGGCCACTTTCGGTTGGAATGCCGCGTTCATGCTCGTTGCCGCCGTGGGGCTGGTCACGGTCTGCGCCCTGTGGTTCACTCTGCCGCACATGACCCTGATGCCGAAGACGAAGCCGCTGACGGAGCTCGGTGCTCTTATCAATTCCCAGGTGCTGTTCACTTTGGGTATTGGCACTGTGGGCTTCGGGGGCATGTTCGCTGTCTATACCTATATTTCCTTTACCTTGACGGAGAATGCGGGCTTTAGCCCGGAGATGATTTGGCTGCCTCTCATGGTGTACGGCATCGGCATGGTTTTCGGAACGTACATCGGTGGGGTGTTTGCCGATCGTAATTTGGAGTACACGATCGTCGGTGTGCTGGTCACCCTCATTTTCGTGTTGAGCGCGTTCTACTTCACTTCTCACATTGCGTGGCTTGGCATTCTCAACTTCGGCACGATCGGCTTCATGGGTTCCATGCTGGTTCCGAGTTTGCAGACTCGTCTGATGGATGTAGCGGGGGAGGCCCAGACGTTGGCGGCGGCGCTTAATCACTCGGCCTTGAACATGGCTAATGCGGCGGGTGCTGCGGTGGGTGGTGCTGTGATCGCTGCGGGTTATGGATATTCCACTCCAGCGCTCGCGGGCGCGGTCATGGCGTTGTGCGGTGCGCTGCTGTGGATCCCCGCTTTCCTTCTTCGACGACGCCAGCAGGCAGCGGCTAAGGCTCAGCGCCTCACCGATCAGCGGACTGTCTCACCCAGTTAG